Proteins from a single region of Primulina tabacum isolate GXHZ01 chromosome 5, ASM2559414v2, whole genome shotgun sequence:
- the LOC142545532 gene encoding uncharacterized protein LOC142545532 isoform X2 encodes MGKTEDDQTLPSTELDAQGTNPSEGYCNWCCLSCRRVKKLVTFRCILVLVLCIAVLLSAVFWLPFFHYGDQKDLDLNYEGHDIVASFMLKKAASFLEDYITLLENDIFDEMSFPTTKVEIISLESSAGSNLTKVVFAVESDVTTQSLIKDSFVYLIIRQSFLNLTNASLFGEPFSFEVLKFRGGITASPEQKAFLMQRVQILFNFTLNFSMDQILSEFDELSSQLKSGLQLAPYENLYIKLTNLKGSSVAPPTTVQSQVLLAVGVNPSNSRLKQLAQTITSSHKKNLGLNNTVFGRVKQVQLSSTLQHSLGGDGSVSSPSPSPSPSLPPMSQSHHRHHHVASLAPIMSPSQPPGNRASVNRKKSPTYTSVPVPAPAPAPGKNLASNPPSCHFGYNNRSPRKRDEHYHLTPSSPPIHAPNPALSLPKQNDPLTPKSSQVSAPSPSPNVAYVHSLPPSKNDLHARPPDVMPLVSPFPEPSESKK; translated from the exons ATGGGGAAGACGGAGGATGACCAGACTTTGCCAAGTACAGAGCTTGATGCTCAGGGTACAAACCCAAGTGAAGGGTACTGTAATTGGTGCTGTTTGAGTTGTAGGAGGGTTAAAAAGTTGGTGACTTTCAGATGTATTCTTGTTTTGGTGCTTTGTATTGCGGTTCTTTTGTCTGCTGTCTTTTGGCTTCCATTTTTCCATTATGGAGATCAGAAGGATCTGGATCTGAACTATGAAG GTCATGACATAGTCGCAAGTTTTATGCTTAAGAAGGCTGCGTCTTTTCTCGAGGACTATATTACTCTACTTGAGAATGATATTTTTGATGAGATGAGCTTTCCCACCACTAAA GTAGAAATAATATCATTAGAATCATCTGCAGGGTCAAACTTAACAAAGGTTGTGTTTGCTGTTGAATCTGATGTGACTACCCAAAGTTTAATTAAAGACTCTTTTGTGTATTTAATTATACGGCAATCGTTCCTTAATTTGACAAATGCATCTTTGTTCGGGGAACCTTTTTCTTTTGAGGTGCTCAAATTCAGAGGTGGGATAACTGCGAGTCCTGAACAGAAGGCATTTCTTATGCAAAGAGTTCAGATTCTGTTCAACTTCACCTTGAATTTCTCCATGGATCAAATACTTAGTGAGTTCGATGAACTTAGTAGCCAACTGAAGAGTGGCTTGCAACTGGCTCCATATGAG AACTTGTATATCAAGCTGACTAATCTTAAAGGTTCATCAGTAGCTCCACCCACTACAGTCCAATCACAAGTTCTCCTTGCTGTTGGTGTCAATCCCTCAAACTCAAGGTTAAAGCAGTTGGCTCAAACTATCACCAGTTCACATAAGAAAAACCTTGGCCTGAATAACACGGTATTTGGTCGTGTTAAGCAAGTTCAACTTTCATCCACATTGCAGCATTCCCTTGGCGGTGATGGAAGTGTTTCATCGCCATCCCCTTCTCCATCTCCGTCTCTGCCTCCTATGTCACAATCCCACCACCGCCACCACCATGTTGCCAGTCTTGCTCCTATTATGTCACCGTCACAGCCTCCGGGAAACAGGGCATCTGTGAATAGGAAAAAATCACCGACTTATACATCTGTACCTGTACCTGCACCTGCACCTGCACCAGGAAAGAATTTAGCATCCAATCCTCCATCTTGTCATTTCGGTTACAATAATAGGTCTCCCCGGAAACGCGATGAACATTATCATTTGACTCCTTCCTCACCACCAATTCATGCACCAAATCCTGCTCTATCACTGCCAAAACAGAATGATCCTTTGACTCCTAAAAGTTCTCAAGTTTCTGCCCCAAGTCCATCGCCAAATGTTGCTTATGTCCATAGTCTGCCCCCATCGAAGAATGATCTGCATGCAAGACCTCCAGATGTAATGCCATTAGTTTCGCCCTTCCCTGAACCAT CAGAAAGTAAGAAATAA
- the LOC142545532 gene encoding uncharacterized protein LOC142545532 isoform X1: MGKTEDDQTLPSTELDAQGTNPSEGYCNWCCLSCRRVKKLVTFRCILVLVLCIAVLLSAVFWLPFFHYGDQKDLDLNYEGHDIVASFMLKKAASFLEDYITLLENDIFDEMSFPTTKVEIISLESSAGSNLTKVVFAVESDVTTQSLIKDSFVYLIIRQSFLNLTNASLFGEPFSFEVLKFRGGITASPEQKAFLMQRVQILFNFTLNFSMDQILSEFDELSSQLKSGLQLAPYENLYIKLTNLKGSSVAPPTTVQSQVLLAVGVNPSNSRLKQLAQTITSSHKKNLGLNNTVFGRVKQVQLSSTLQHSLGGDGSVSSPSPSPSPSLPPMSQSHHRHHHVASLAPIMSPSQPPGNRASVNRKKSPTYTSVPVPAPAPAPGKNLASNPPSCHFGYNNRSPRKRDEHYHLTPSSPPIHAPNPALSLPKQNDPLTPKSSQVSAPSPSPNVAYVHSLPPSKNDLHARPPDVMPLVSPFPEPSSAAIFSFNMWALTLFILPALHL, translated from the exons ATGGGGAAGACGGAGGATGACCAGACTTTGCCAAGTACAGAGCTTGATGCTCAGGGTACAAACCCAAGTGAAGGGTACTGTAATTGGTGCTGTTTGAGTTGTAGGAGGGTTAAAAAGTTGGTGACTTTCAGATGTATTCTTGTTTTGGTGCTTTGTATTGCGGTTCTTTTGTCTGCTGTCTTTTGGCTTCCATTTTTCCATTATGGAGATCAGAAGGATCTGGATCTGAACTATGAAG GTCATGACATAGTCGCAAGTTTTATGCTTAAGAAGGCTGCGTCTTTTCTCGAGGACTATATTACTCTACTTGAGAATGATATTTTTGATGAGATGAGCTTTCCCACCACTAAA GTAGAAATAATATCATTAGAATCATCTGCAGGGTCAAACTTAACAAAGGTTGTGTTTGCTGTTGAATCTGATGTGACTACCCAAAGTTTAATTAAAGACTCTTTTGTGTATTTAATTATACGGCAATCGTTCCTTAATTTGACAAATGCATCTTTGTTCGGGGAACCTTTTTCTTTTGAGGTGCTCAAATTCAGAGGTGGGATAACTGCGAGTCCTGAACAGAAGGCATTTCTTATGCAAAGAGTTCAGATTCTGTTCAACTTCACCTTGAATTTCTCCATGGATCAAATACTTAGTGAGTTCGATGAACTTAGTAGCCAACTGAAGAGTGGCTTGCAACTGGCTCCATATGAG AACTTGTATATCAAGCTGACTAATCTTAAAGGTTCATCAGTAGCTCCACCCACTACAGTCCAATCACAAGTTCTCCTTGCTGTTGGTGTCAATCCCTCAAACTCAAGGTTAAAGCAGTTGGCTCAAACTATCACCAGTTCACATAAGAAAAACCTTGGCCTGAATAACACGGTATTTGGTCGTGTTAAGCAAGTTCAACTTTCATCCACATTGCAGCATTCCCTTGGCGGTGATGGAAGTGTTTCATCGCCATCCCCTTCTCCATCTCCGTCTCTGCCTCCTATGTCACAATCCCACCACCGCCACCACCATGTTGCCAGTCTTGCTCCTATTATGTCACCGTCACAGCCTCCGGGAAACAGGGCATCTGTGAATAGGAAAAAATCACCGACTTATACATCTGTACCTGTACCTGCACCTGCACCTGCACCAGGAAAGAATTTAGCATCCAATCCTCCATCTTGTCATTTCGGTTACAATAATAGGTCTCCCCGGAAACGCGATGAACATTATCATTTGACTCCTTCCTCACCACCAATTCATGCACCAAATCCTGCTCTATCACTGCCAAAACAGAATGATCCTTTGACTCCTAAAAGTTCTCAAGTTTCTGCCCCAAGTCCATCGCCAAATGTTGCTTATGTCCATAGTCTGCCCCCATCGAAGAATGATCTGCATGCAAGACCTCCAGATGTAATGCCATTAGTTTCGCCCTTCCCTGAACCAT CTTCTGCAGCTATCTTCTCCTTCAATATGTGGGCTCTAACGCTTTTCATATTACCTGCCTTGCATTTATAG
- the LOC142545532 gene encoding uncharacterized protein LOC142545532 isoform X3 yields the protein MLLFFLLWGLLYHVLAHLGKAYYSGPAKVEIISLESSAGSNLTKVVFAVESDVTTQSLIKDSFVYLIIRQSFLNLTNASLFGEPFSFEVLKFRGGITASPEQKAFLMQRVQILFNFTLNFSMDQILSEFDELSSQLKSGLQLAPYENLYIKLTNLKGSSVAPPTTVQSQVLLAVGVNPSNSRLKQLAQTITSSHKKNLGLNNTVFGRVKQVQLSSTLQHSLGGDGSVSSPSPSPSPSLPPMSQSHHRHHHVASLAPIMSPSQPPGNRASVNRKKSPTYTSVPVPAPAPAPGKNLASNPPSCHFGYNNRSPRKRDEHYHLTPSSPPIHAPNPALSLPKQNDPLTPKSSQVSAPSPSPNVAYVHSLPPSKNDLHARPPDVMPLVSPFPEPSSAAIFSFNMWALTLFILPALHL from the exons ATGttgcttttttttcttttgtggGGGCTGCTATATCATGTACTGGCGCATCTAGGGAAAGCATATTATAGCGGGCCTGCCAAA GTAGAAATAATATCATTAGAATCATCTGCAGGGTCAAACTTAACAAAGGTTGTGTTTGCTGTTGAATCTGATGTGACTACCCAAAGTTTAATTAAAGACTCTTTTGTGTATTTAATTATACGGCAATCGTTCCTTAATTTGACAAATGCATCTTTGTTCGGGGAACCTTTTTCTTTTGAGGTGCTCAAATTCAGAGGTGGGATAACTGCGAGTCCTGAACAGAAGGCATTTCTTATGCAAAGAGTTCAGATTCTGTTCAACTTCACCTTGAATTTCTCCATGGATCAAATACTTAGTGAGTTCGATGAACTTAGTAGCCAACTGAAGAGTGGCTTGCAACTGGCTCCATATGAG AACTTGTATATCAAGCTGACTAATCTTAAAGGTTCATCAGTAGCTCCACCCACTACAGTCCAATCACAAGTTCTCCTTGCTGTTGGTGTCAATCCCTCAAACTCAAGGTTAAAGCAGTTGGCTCAAACTATCACCAGTTCACATAAGAAAAACCTTGGCCTGAATAACACGGTATTTGGTCGTGTTAAGCAAGTTCAACTTTCATCCACATTGCAGCATTCCCTTGGCGGTGATGGAAGTGTTTCATCGCCATCCCCTTCTCCATCTCCGTCTCTGCCTCCTATGTCACAATCCCACCACCGCCACCACCATGTTGCCAGTCTTGCTCCTATTATGTCACCGTCACAGCCTCCGGGAAACAGGGCATCTGTGAATAGGAAAAAATCACCGACTTATACATCTGTACCTGTACCTGCACCTGCACCTGCACCAGGAAAGAATTTAGCATCCAATCCTCCATCTTGTCATTTCGGTTACAATAATAGGTCTCCCCGGAAACGCGATGAACATTATCATTTGACTCCTTCCTCACCACCAATTCATGCACCAAATCCTGCTCTATCACTGCCAAAACAGAATGATCCTTTGACTCCTAAAAGTTCTCAAGTTTCTGCCCCAAGTCCATCGCCAAATGTTGCTTATGTCCATAGTCTGCCCCCATCGAAGAATGATCTGCATGCAAGACCTCCAGATGTAATGCCATTAGTTTCGCCCTTCCCTGAACCAT CTTCTGCAGCTATCTTCTCCTTCAATATGTGGGCTCTAACGCTTTTCATATTACCTGCCTTGCATTTATAG